Proteins encoded together in one Balaenoptera musculus isolate JJ_BM4_2016_0621 chromosome 6, mBalMus1.pri.v3, whole genome shotgun sequence window:
- the CRAT gene encoding carnitine O-acetyltransferase isoform X1 yields MLAFAARTVVKPLDFLKPSSLMKVSSRFKTHQDSLPRLPVPPLQQTLDRYLKALQPIVSEEEWAQTKQLVEEFQTAGGVGERLQKGLERRARKMENWLSDWWLKTAYLQYRQPLVIYSSPGLLLPRQDFVDRQGQLRFAAKLIEGVLDFKARIDNETLPVEYLGGKPLCMNQYYQILSSCRVPGPKQDSVTSFSKTKKPPMHVTVVHNYQFFELDVYHSDGTPLTSDQIFMQLEKIWNSSLQTNKEPVGILTSNHRNSWAKAYSTLIKDKVNRESVHSIQKSIFTVCLDAPMPRVSEDVYRSQVAGQMLHGGGSKLNSGNRWFDKTLQFIVAEDGSCGLVYEHAAAEGPPIITLVDHIIEFTKKPELVRSPMVPLPMPKKLRFNITPEIKSDIEKAKQNLSIMIQDLDITMLVFHHFGKDFPKSEKLSPDSFIQMALQLAYYRIYGQACATYESASLRMFHLGRTDTIRSASMDSLTFVKAMDDPNVTEHQKVELLRKAVRAHRAHTDQAIRGEAFDRHLLGLKLQAIEDLVSMPDIFMDTSYAIAMHFNLSTSQVPAKTDCVMFFGPVVPDGYGVCYNPMEAHINFSVSAYNSCAETNAARLVHYLEKALLDMRALLQGHPQAKL; encoded by the exons ATGTTGGCCTTCGCTGCCAGGACCGTG GTGAAGCCCCTGGACTTCCTCAAGCCCTCCTCCTTGATGAAGGTTTCCAGTCGCTTTAAGACACACCAGGACTCGCTACCCCGGCTGCCCGTGCCCCCACTCCAGCAGACCCTGGACCGTTATCTCAAGGCGCTGCAGCCCATCGTGAGCGAGGAGGAGTGGGCCCAAACCAAGCAGCTGGTGGAAGAGTTTCAGACCGCGGGGGGCGTAGGGGAGCGCCTGCAGAAGGGGCTGGAGCGCAGGGCCAGGAAGATGGAGAACTGG CTGTCCGACTGGTGGCTCAAAACAGCCTATCTCCAGTACCGCCAGCCCCTAGTCATCTACTCCAGCCCGGGTTTGTTGCTGCCCAGGCAAGACTTTGTGGATCGGCAGGGCCAGCTCAG GTTCGCTGCCAAATTAATCGAGGGCGTGTTGGATTTCAAGGCCAGGATTGACAA CGAGACCCTGCCTGTGGAGTACCTGGGGGGAAAGCCGCTGTGCATGAACCAGTACTATCAGATCCTGTCCTCCTGCCGCGTGCCGGGCCCCAAGCAGGATTCGGTCACCAGCTTCAGCAAGACCAAGAAGCCACCCATGCACGTCACCGTGGTGCACAACTACCAA TTTTTTGAGTTGGATGTGTACCACAGCGATGGGACGCCCCTGACCTCGGATCAGATCTTCATGCAGCTGGAGAAGATCTGGAACTCATCACTGCAAACCAACAAAGAGCCCGTGGGCATCCTCACCTCCAACCACCGTAACTCCTGGGCCAAGGCATACAGCACCCTCATCAAAG ACAAGGTGAACCGGGAGTCAGTGCACTCCATCCAGAAGAGCATCTTCACCGTGTGCCTGGACGCACCCATGCCTCGGGTCTCGGAAGACGTGTACCGCAGCCAGGTGGCTGGCCAGATGCTGCACGGGGGTGGCAGCAAGCTCAACAGCGGCAACCGCTGGTTCGACAAAACGCTGCAG TTCATCGTGGCAGAAGACGGCTCCTGTGGGCTCGTTTATGAGCATGCAGCAGCAGAGGGACCCCCCATCATCACCCTTGTGGACCACATCATTGAGTTCAC GAAGAAGCCCGAGCTCGTGCGGTCTCCCATGGTGCCTCTGCCCATGCCCAAGAAGCTGCGGTTCAACATCACCCCCGAGATCAAGAGCGACATTGAGAAGGCCAAGCAGAATCTCAGCAT CATGATCCAGGACCTGGACATCACGATGTTGGTGTTCCACCACTTTGGAAAGGACTTCCCCAAGTCTGAGAAGCTGAGCCCAGACTCCTTCATCCAGATGGCACTACAGCTGGCCTACTACAG GATCTATGGGCAGGCCTGCGCCACCTATGAAAGCGCCTCTCTGCGCATGTTTCACCTGGGCCGTACCGACACCATCCGCTCGGCCTCCATGGACTCACTGACCTTCGTCAAGGCCATGGACGACCCTAATGTGACG GAGCACCAGAAGGTGGAGCTGCTGCGGAAGGCCGTGCGGGCCCACCGAGCCCACACCGACCAG GCCATCCGTGGGGAGGCCTTCGACCGGCACCTCCTGGGCCTGAAGCTGCAGGCCATCGAAGACCTGGTGAGCATGCCCGACATCTTCATGGACACCTCCTACGCCATCGCCATGCACTTCAACCTGTCCACCAGCCAG GTTCCTGCCAAGACAGACTGTGTCATGTTCTTTGGGCCCGTGGTCCCAGATGGCTATGGTGTCTGCTATAACCCCATGGAGGCGCACATCAACTTCTCCGTGTCGGCCTACAACAGCTGCGCAGAGACCAATGCGGCCCGCCTGGTGCACTACCTGGAGAAGGCTCTCCTGGACATGCGCGCCCTGCTGCAGGGCCACCCCCAGGCCAAGCTCTGA
- the CRAT gene encoding carnitine O-acetyltransferase isoform X2 → MEDGQQKEKVKPLDFLKPSSLMKVSSRFKTHQDSLPRLPVPPLQQTLDRYLKALQPIVSEEEWAQTKQLVEEFQTAGGVGERLQKGLERRARKMENWLSDWWLKTAYLQYRQPLVIYSSPGLLLPRQDFVDRQGQLRFAAKLIEGVLDFKARIDNETLPVEYLGGKPLCMNQYYQILSSCRVPGPKQDSVTSFSKTKKPPMHVTVVHNYQFFELDVYHSDGTPLTSDQIFMQLEKIWNSSLQTNKEPVGILTSNHRNSWAKAYSTLIKDKVNRESVHSIQKSIFTVCLDAPMPRVSEDVYRSQVAGQMLHGGGSKLNSGNRWFDKTLQFIVAEDGSCGLVYEHAAAEGPPIITLVDHIIEFTKKPELVRSPMVPLPMPKKLRFNITPEIKSDIEKAKQNLSIMIQDLDITMLVFHHFGKDFPKSEKLSPDSFIQMALQLAYYRIYGQACATYESASLRMFHLGRTDTIRSASMDSLTFVKAMDDPNVTEHQKVELLRKAVRAHRAHTDQAIRGEAFDRHLLGLKLQAIEDLVSMPDIFMDTSYAIAMHFNLSTSQVPAKTDCVMFFGPVVPDGYGVCYNPMEAHINFSVSAYNSCAETNAARLVHYLEKALLDMRALLQGHPQAKL, encoded by the exons ATGGAGGACGGGCAGCAGAAAGAGAAG GTGAAGCCCCTGGACTTCCTCAAGCCCTCCTCCTTGATGAAGGTTTCCAGTCGCTTTAAGACACACCAGGACTCGCTACCCCGGCTGCCCGTGCCCCCACTCCAGCAGACCCTGGACCGTTATCTCAAGGCGCTGCAGCCCATCGTGAGCGAGGAGGAGTGGGCCCAAACCAAGCAGCTGGTGGAAGAGTTTCAGACCGCGGGGGGCGTAGGGGAGCGCCTGCAGAAGGGGCTGGAGCGCAGGGCCAGGAAGATGGAGAACTGG CTGTCCGACTGGTGGCTCAAAACAGCCTATCTCCAGTACCGCCAGCCCCTAGTCATCTACTCCAGCCCGGGTTTGTTGCTGCCCAGGCAAGACTTTGTGGATCGGCAGGGCCAGCTCAG GTTCGCTGCCAAATTAATCGAGGGCGTGTTGGATTTCAAGGCCAGGATTGACAA CGAGACCCTGCCTGTGGAGTACCTGGGGGGAAAGCCGCTGTGCATGAACCAGTACTATCAGATCCTGTCCTCCTGCCGCGTGCCGGGCCCCAAGCAGGATTCGGTCACCAGCTTCAGCAAGACCAAGAAGCCACCCATGCACGTCACCGTGGTGCACAACTACCAA TTTTTTGAGTTGGATGTGTACCACAGCGATGGGACGCCCCTGACCTCGGATCAGATCTTCATGCAGCTGGAGAAGATCTGGAACTCATCACTGCAAACCAACAAAGAGCCCGTGGGCATCCTCACCTCCAACCACCGTAACTCCTGGGCCAAGGCATACAGCACCCTCATCAAAG ACAAGGTGAACCGGGAGTCAGTGCACTCCATCCAGAAGAGCATCTTCACCGTGTGCCTGGACGCACCCATGCCTCGGGTCTCGGAAGACGTGTACCGCAGCCAGGTGGCTGGCCAGATGCTGCACGGGGGTGGCAGCAAGCTCAACAGCGGCAACCGCTGGTTCGACAAAACGCTGCAG TTCATCGTGGCAGAAGACGGCTCCTGTGGGCTCGTTTATGAGCATGCAGCAGCAGAGGGACCCCCCATCATCACCCTTGTGGACCACATCATTGAGTTCAC GAAGAAGCCCGAGCTCGTGCGGTCTCCCATGGTGCCTCTGCCCATGCCCAAGAAGCTGCGGTTCAACATCACCCCCGAGATCAAGAGCGACATTGAGAAGGCCAAGCAGAATCTCAGCAT CATGATCCAGGACCTGGACATCACGATGTTGGTGTTCCACCACTTTGGAAAGGACTTCCCCAAGTCTGAGAAGCTGAGCCCAGACTCCTTCATCCAGATGGCACTACAGCTGGCCTACTACAG GATCTATGGGCAGGCCTGCGCCACCTATGAAAGCGCCTCTCTGCGCATGTTTCACCTGGGCCGTACCGACACCATCCGCTCGGCCTCCATGGACTCACTGACCTTCGTCAAGGCCATGGACGACCCTAATGTGACG GAGCACCAGAAGGTGGAGCTGCTGCGGAAGGCCGTGCGGGCCCACCGAGCCCACACCGACCAG GCCATCCGTGGGGAGGCCTTCGACCGGCACCTCCTGGGCCTGAAGCTGCAGGCCATCGAAGACCTGGTGAGCATGCCCGACATCTTCATGGACACCTCCTACGCCATCGCCATGCACTTCAACCTGTCCACCAGCCAG GTTCCTGCCAAGACAGACTGTGTCATGTTCTTTGGGCCCGTGGTCCCAGATGGCTATGGTGTCTGCTATAACCCCATGGAGGCGCACATCAACTTCTCCGTGTCGGCCTACAACAGCTGCGCAGAGACCAATGCGGCCCGCCTGGTGCACTACCTGGAGAAGGCTCTCCTGGACATGCGCGCCCTGCTGCAGGGCCACCCCCAGGCCAAGCTCTGA
- the CRAT gene encoding carnitine O-acetyltransferase isoform X3: MLAFAARTVLSDWWLKTAYLQYRQPLVIYSSPGLLLPRQDFVDRQGQLRFAAKLIEGVLDFKARIDNETLPVEYLGGKPLCMNQYYQILSSCRVPGPKQDSVTSFSKTKKPPMHVTVVHNYQFFELDVYHSDGTPLTSDQIFMQLEKIWNSSLQTNKEPVGILTSNHRNSWAKAYSTLIKDKVNRESVHSIQKSIFTVCLDAPMPRVSEDVYRSQVAGQMLHGGGSKLNSGNRWFDKTLQFIVAEDGSCGLVYEHAAAEGPPIITLVDHIIEFTKKPELVRSPMVPLPMPKKLRFNITPEIKSDIEKAKQNLSIMIQDLDITMLVFHHFGKDFPKSEKLSPDSFIQMALQLAYYRIYGQACATYESASLRMFHLGRTDTIRSASMDSLTFVKAMDDPNVTEHQKVELLRKAVRAHRAHTDQAIRGEAFDRHLLGLKLQAIEDLVSMPDIFMDTSYAIAMHFNLSTSQVPAKTDCVMFFGPVVPDGYGVCYNPMEAHINFSVSAYNSCAETNAARLVHYLEKALLDMRALLQGHPQAKL, encoded by the exons ATGTTGGCCTTCGCTGCCAGGACCGTG CTGTCCGACTGGTGGCTCAAAACAGCCTATCTCCAGTACCGCCAGCCCCTAGTCATCTACTCCAGCCCGGGTTTGTTGCTGCCCAGGCAAGACTTTGTGGATCGGCAGGGCCAGCTCAG GTTCGCTGCCAAATTAATCGAGGGCGTGTTGGATTTCAAGGCCAGGATTGACAA CGAGACCCTGCCTGTGGAGTACCTGGGGGGAAAGCCGCTGTGCATGAACCAGTACTATCAGATCCTGTCCTCCTGCCGCGTGCCGGGCCCCAAGCAGGATTCGGTCACCAGCTTCAGCAAGACCAAGAAGCCACCCATGCACGTCACCGTGGTGCACAACTACCAA TTTTTTGAGTTGGATGTGTACCACAGCGATGGGACGCCCCTGACCTCGGATCAGATCTTCATGCAGCTGGAGAAGATCTGGAACTCATCACTGCAAACCAACAAAGAGCCCGTGGGCATCCTCACCTCCAACCACCGTAACTCCTGGGCCAAGGCATACAGCACCCTCATCAAAG ACAAGGTGAACCGGGAGTCAGTGCACTCCATCCAGAAGAGCATCTTCACCGTGTGCCTGGACGCACCCATGCCTCGGGTCTCGGAAGACGTGTACCGCAGCCAGGTGGCTGGCCAGATGCTGCACGGGGGTGGCAGCAAGCTCAACAGCGGCAACCGCTGGTTCGACAAAACGCTGCAG TTCATCGTGGCAGAAGACGGCTCCTGTGGGCTCGTTTATGAGCATGCAGCAGCAGAGGGACCCCCCATCATCACCCTTGTGGACCACATCATTGAGTTCAC GAAGAAGCCCGAGCTCGTGCGGTCTCCCATGGTGCCTCTGCCCATGCCCAAGAAGCTGCGGTTCAACATCACCCCCGAGATCAAGAGCGACATTGAGAAGGCCAAGCAGAATCTCAGCAT CATGATCCAGGACCTGGACATCACGATGTTGGTGTTCCACCACTTTGGAAAGGACTTCCCCAAGTCTGAGAAGCTGAGCCCAGACTCCTTCATCCAGATGGCACTACAGCTGGCCTACTACAG GATCTATGGGCAGGCCTGCGCCACCTATGAAAGCGCCTCTCTGCGCATGTTTCACCTGGGCCGTACCGACACCATCCGCTCGGCCTCCATGGACTCACTGACCTTCGTCAAGGCCATGGACGACCCTAATGTGACG GAGCACCAGAAGGTGGAGCTGCTGCGGAAGGCCGTGCGGGCCCACCGAGCCCACACCGACCAG GCCATCCGTGGGGAGGCCTTCGACCGGCACCTCCTGGGCCTGAAGCTGCAGGCCATCGAAGACCTGGTGAGCATGCCCGACATCTTCATGGACACCTCCTACGCCATCGCCATGCACTTCAACCTGTCCACCAGCCAG GTTCCTGCCAAGACAGACTGTGTCATGTTCTTTGGGCCCGTGGTCCCAGATGGCTATGGTGTCTGCTATAACCCCATGGAGGCGCACATCAACTTCTCCGTGTCGGCCTACAACAGCTGCGCAGAGACCAATGCGGCCCGCCTGGTGCACTACCTGGAGAAGGCTCTCCTGGACATGCGCGCCCTGCTGCAGGGCCACCCCCAGGCCAAGCTCTGA